Genomic segment of Tautonia rosea:
GCCGGGCTGGTTTCTCGGTGGGTCGGGGTGGCAACTTCGACGGCAACCCGGGTGGCGAGTTGCTGATTGGAGCCCCGTCTTCGCCTGGATCACTTGATCTCAATGAAGGTCGAGCCTATGTGATCTACGGTGCCTCGAACCTGTTGAGTCAGTTCATTACAAACGGGGTGGCGCCGACCGTCTCGCTTGGTGCCTTGAATCTGACCGTCAATAGCACGACGGTCGAAGGTGTCTCCTTCGCCGGCGAGGCCCCTGGCGATCTGACCGGCTTCTCCGTCGCGGGCGTGGGCAATTATGACGGCACCGCTCCCGATGATATCCTGATCGGCTCTCCTGGGTTCGGTCCGGATACGGGACGAGCGAGTCTGGTGATGGGAGGACCTCGCCCAGCTCTGGCGAACCGCAACCTCCCGCTCACCGGTCTGAATCCGGCAGTCTTTGTTTCGAGCAACTTTGTCGGCATCAATCCTGGCGATGGGACCGGATTCTCGGTGGCCGGCGTCCGCTCGCTCAATGACGACAACCTTTCCGAAATCCTGATTGGCGCTCCTGGATTTGGGAATGATGCCGGTGCAGCGTATCTCGTTGCCGGCACCTCTCAGGCCTTGCCTGCGAACGTTAGTCTAGTGAGTGTTGCCGCAGGGGCAGCGGGATTGCCTCCCGGCATTCAGTTGACCCTGCCTCGGGGTGAGGGGCGTCTGGGGTGGTCCGTTTCCGGGGTGTCTCCCTTCAGCACGAGGAACGCAACGGTCGACTCTGACCGACGGGGCGACTTCTTGATTGGAGCTCCGCTTGATGCTCCGCCGTTCCCCGGATTCGGGAGCGCGTTCCTGCTCCAAGGGGCTTTTGTTCCACTCGCCACCCCAGCGCCCGGTCCTGGCCCTGGCCCTGGACCTGGACCCGGACCCGGACCGATCCCCGGTCCGATTCTTCCGACCGTCCGGTTCGAGTTCCCGGGGGTCAATGCCGCTGCTCCGCAATACGGCGAAGCCTTGGTGCCGACTCCCGAGACCCTCTCGGCGGGACTCTCCTTCTATCGCCCGCTGCCATTCGGACCGGCGACCTTCCGTCAGTTCTACGCTCGGCCGGGCTTCGCTCAGCGGTTCACGAACTACTTCCACCCGGAATCGGCCGTCAATCGCCCGGTCTCCTCGCCGTACAGTAACCGGCCCGATGGGATCTTCACGCTCCCCAGAAACGTCTTCACTCGGGGACGATTCAAGGTCGGTGAGATCCCCGGACCGATCAACCACGGCGTGCGAACGATCCCGCTTCAGCAATTCCGATCCGCAACCCCGGGACTCATTCCAAACCGGGCGATCCACCTGAACCGAGGCGGGCTCCGCTAAGTCGCAATTCGAAGGTCGTTCGCATTCGCGACACGGCCGTCCCATGCTCCAGCCTGGAGCATGGGACGGCCGTCAGTCATTTGAGGTCGCAGGGCAAGTTACGTCCCGAACGACAGGTTCGCTCAGATCTTCCCCGCGAGCCGTTCGGCAAGCCGCTCCAGGGCTGGGCTTCTATCCATTGCATCGAGATGCACATTGATCAGCGTGTAACTCTCCGTATTTTCCCACGCCTGTGTCAGGGCGACGTCGAGTTCGTCCTCAGTTCGAGCCTCCAGGCCAAGTCCCGCCCCGAGCAATTCGGGAACTCGATGGTACGACCAATTCAAGATGTCGTTGAACGGTCCATCGAGGATAAACCGTTCAGTCGTGTAACCCTTGTTGTTGAGCACCACGACGATGGGCGCCAGACGATTGCGGACCACCGTTGAAAGCTCCATCCCGGTCATCTGGAACGCCCCGTCTCCCACG
This window contains:
- a CDS encoding integrin alpha, which translates into the protein MPFGLPSSRPPAWRRRRHRAQIGGPLSLERRDLLTVISLINGVQAGPDALSIDGFPTAPPPPRVVPPTALGIQFTSTTNQTRAGYSVAVAGDVNGDGFDDFLVTRQLTSLLSDPETERISGIVSLVLGSRAADPTVSPTNFLSLINARGNDGVNPPILPVNERVADLAQLGNPIQSSPATGGPTFPFDGLTFTTSLTSNDDFGFAVSGLGDVNGDGLADFAISAPGANADSGRVYVVYGSRQFDQIPDGLDTVDFDRPADINAAVRFTVIENNQFPGARFGASVAGVGDVINNTFADFAVGAPRADVGVGLVDNGAVYLFNGQTFRTANPPAVVNLAGFGSVGNNRGILFAGAATGSRAGFSVGRGGNFDGNPGGELLIGAPSSPGSLDLNEGRAYVIYGASNLLSQFITNGVAPTVSLGALNLTVNSTTVEGVSFAGEAPGDLTGFSVAGVGNYDGTAPDDILIGSPGFGPDTGRASLVMGGPRPALANRNLPLTGLNPAVFVSSNFVGINPGDGTGFSVAGVRSLNDDNLSEILIGAPGFGNDAGAAYLVAGTSQALPANVSLVSVAAGAAGLPPGIQLTLPRGEGRLGWSVSGVSPFSTRNATVDSDRRGDFLIGAPLDAPPFPGFGSAFLLQGAFVPLATPAPGPGPGPGPGPGPGPIPGPILPTVRFEFPGVNAAAPQYGEALVPTPETLSAGLSFYRPLPFGPATFRQFYARPGFAQRFTNYFHPESAVNRPVSSPYSNRPDGIFTLPRNVFTRGRFKVGEIPGPINHGVRTIPLQQFRSATPGLIPNRAIHLNRGGLR